The nucleotide window ACGGCCATACTGACCATTGCGGTTAACGCCATCACTGTTGAATATTCCCCGCGATCAAAACCCATCGTTTCCATCAGTAACACCGGGGAAACGTTTACATAGGTCAGGATCACCGCCACGCTTAGCGTGGTGACCAACAACCGGCTAATGAAAAAGCGATTGAGGAGTTTCTCCGCCGGGTGAATCGTTGCGGTATGTCCCGTATTTTGCGCGCCAGGGTGCGTTTCTTTCAGCACCGCGATCGACAAAATAAAGACCAGTGCCCCCATTGCCGACATTGTCCAGAAAAGGCTCTGCCACGGGAATTTCAGCATGATGAGATATCCCACGACAGGTGCCAGTACCGGGATAATACAGGTGATGCCGTTTAGCATGGAGAGCACTTTGGCACGGCGCTGAGCGCTTAAGGTGTCGCGCAAAATCGCGAAGGCCACAACGTAACAACCGCCAGCGCCAATTCCCTGGACAAAGCGCCCCGCCAGGAACAATGTGCTGTCCTGTGCCAGTGAGCAGAGTACGGAAGCCAGCGCAAAAATCACCGCGCCTGTGATGGCAACAGGTTGACGACCTGCCTTGTCCGCAATCTTTCCGGCAAACACCATCGACGACGCCATACCTGCGAGGTAGGCCGAAAACGCAATATGCAGCTGCGCTTCGCTGGCACCGAGGTCGCGGGCGATATGTGGTAACCCCACCAGATACATATCAATGCCTGATGGATAAAGCAGAACCAGTGCAAAACTACAAAACAGAAAACGAGCCATAAACCCCCCATAGAGACAGGCAAGCAGAATAGGGGGATAAAGGGGAAGATGCGAGTTGCCATTTGGACAATGGTGATTTCCTGAGAGGAAATC belongs to Enterobacter cloacae and includes:
- the mdtL gene encoding multidrug resistance protein MdtL — encoded protein: MYLVGLPHIARDLGASEAQLHIAFSAYLAGMASSMVFAGKIADKAGRQPVAITGAVIFALASVLCSLAQDSTLFLAGRFVQGIGAGGCYVVAFAILRDTLSAQRRAKVLSMLNGITCIIPVLAPVVGYLIMLKFPWQSLFWTMSAMGALVFILSIAVLKETHPGAQNTGHTATIHPAEKLLNRFFISRLLVTTLSVAVILTYVNVSPVLLMETMGFDRGEYSTVMALTAMVSMAVSFSTPFALNVFSQRTLMLTSQALFMAAGVILATTSSHAIMLAGITLICAGFSVGFGVAMSQALGPFSLRAGVASSVLGIAQVCGSSLWIWLAAVIGLNALNMLIGILIGCSMLCITLLIVIQPVAHYEETHQQSRS